Genomic segment of Methanolobus mangrovi:
TAGCATTTTGCACCTATACAAGTTTCAACAGCTTTTCCTGCTGCTGTCGCACCTGCAGGATTTATGAAAGATACATTGAAATCCATATCCACTGCCATAACCGGAGCTGGAATCCTGTTAAGAAGTTCTACCTTTGAACCTGACTCTTCAAGAGCATTCTTCACCTCGGTCTGGTCCATGAAAATTTCCAGAGAACCAATGACATTGCCGTGCCTGTCTTTAAGAGGAACTCCACTGCATTTGATAGAGACATCCTGACCAAGGTCTGCAACTGCCTCCCCATGTTCTATATTCTGAGTGATCATAGACCTTGTACATACACAACTATCGGTCTTGCAGACATTGGTCTTGTAATGGTCATAACATTTGGTACCGATCATGCTATTGGTTGCAAGACTGGCAGCTTCTGCTGCTTTGCTGTTGACATAGTTGATATTATACTCCCTGTCAATGACCATGAAGGGAACCGGAATATTATCGATGTGTCCCACAAGCGTACTGACCACATCATTCATTCCCTCTACGAGTTTAGCATATTCACCGCTGAACTTTGCAGAGTCTGCACGGGTAGCGAGCTTGCCCTCAATTGCAGCATCCGTAAGGAACTCAGCTTCAGTTAAAAGAGCATTAATAGAATCTATACAGAGGTTGAGGTTATTCTTGATCTCATTGAAATCCCCGCTGTAGGAATCAGTGATCTTTTGGGGAATATCACCTTTTGAAATACGATCGATGTACTCAGCAGCTACATTAAGAGGACCTATGAATGCATCAAGGCAACCATTCACTCCCTCCACAACCTTACGGAAATCGCCATTATGCCTGCTGGAATCTGCACGGGTATCAAGACGTCCTTCCACACCAGCCTGTGCAAGTATCACAGCATCATCGACCAATGCATTGATAGCATCTATACACATGTTGAGATTGTTCTTGATCTCATTGAAGTCACCTTTATACTCGTCCGTGATCTTTTCAGGAATGTCACCTTTTGAGATACGGTCAATATATTCTGCAGAAACGTTCAAAGGACCCATGACAGCATCAAGAAGCTGGTTTATACCACCAAGGATCCTGTTGCAATTACCTTCCATTGATGAAATATCACCACGTACGTCGAGTTTGCCCTCCACAACTGCATCGATCAATCGAAGGACTTCTCCTGCAAGCTTTTCATTCTGAACTTCATCAGCTGCCTTTAGGTCCAGTATCTTTTCTTTTTGAGCTAATTCATTCTTTAATGAGAAGTATTCGTCTAAAATAGCATTCAAAGATTGTGCCACTTTTCCATCTAAAGAACTACCTTTTGGAGAGATTCTGGCAGTTGAATCTCCCGATCCCACTGCATCAAGTACACTGATAAGTTCAGTCTTCAATTTATCGTTCATCCCTAGCATTATTCACCCTTCCTGAAAATTATGTGTTAATCTGTAAATTAATTAGTGCGATACCAGCAAACATCTGGAATTTAATATGCTGCAAGAGAAAATGCATTTGATTAGCAGCTTTGCCTTGCAAAGAAATATTATAGCGTGCATATATATAAATATATTTAGCATATAAATATTTGTATTTTTATTATAAACTTTAGTTGAAGACTGTCACGGGATTCGGATATGTGAAAGAAAGCCACACTGTTAACGACATCTTTATATATTGATTATTAACGCTTTAACAAAGCAAAAATGGATGCAAAATGAAATACCTCAAAACTATTAACTTTGTGTTCTATTGCGTCACATTTATCAGAGAGAAACAATACATAGTATATAAGTGGAAATATACAAAGAAGAACATCGCCTGATCAAAAATCTTCTGAAGGACAATCCTCGTGGCCTTAGTGTAACTGATATTTCCAAAAAAATAGGAATAAACAGAAATACTGTTGCTAAATATTTAGAGATCCTTCGCATAAGTGGACATGTTGAAATGGAGTCCATTGGTACTGCAAAGGTATATTTCTTATCCCAGAGGATACCTGTCTCTACATTACTTGATTTTTCTTCAGATAATATAGTAGTAATAGATAGTGAGCACAAAGTCATTCAGGCAAATGACAGATTTGCCGAGTTAGTCAACATTCCCAAAAAAGATTTTAGAGACAGACGAATCGATGATGTACCCATATCAATGCTATCAAATCGGACACTGATAGAAAAGATAGATGAAGGTCTGAAAGGAAAAGAACTGGTGGAGATCTTTGACCTTATCGTAAAGAATGAACTGTGTTTTTTCAAAACAAAAATAATTCCTTCAACGTTTGATGATGGGGAAGCGGGCGTAACCCTGATTATGGAAAACATAACAGAAGACGTTAACTCGCACAATACTTTAAAAGAACAACAGGAGATACTAGAAAATAGGGTTTCTGAAAGAACAGCAGAACTTGAAAGATCAAATGAATTACTAAAAAAAGAGATTACAGAAAGAAAAAAAGCAGAGGAACGAATTCTAGAGGAAAATACAAAAGCTCAGACCTATCTTGATGTTGCAGGCGTACTTATAATAGTGCTGGACGAAAATCAAAATTGCACCCTAATAAACAAAAAAGGACTCGAAATACTTGAATGTGCGAATGAGGACATCATTGGAAAGAACCTGAACGATAATTTTATCCTTGAATCAGAGAGGAATGATGTTCATGAGAGATGCTGCAGAATTTTGAATGATGGCTGTGAAATTAATTGTGAAAGCCACATTATCACACCCACTGGTAAAGAGAAACTTATCAAATGGATAAATGCAAGCATTAAAGATAAAAATGGAAACATTCATGGAATAATCGTATCTGGGCAAGATATCAGTGAGCAAAGAAGAATCGAAAATGAACTGAAGGAAAGTGAACAAAAATACCGCCTTCTTGCTGATAACACCCTTGATAGTATCTGGAAAATGGACAAAAACCTTGTATTTACCTATGCTAACCCTGCTACAAACTTAATAACAGACCTTGGTCCTGAGGATTTCATAGGAACTAAACTTCATGATCATTTCCCTGAAAGTGAAATGAAAAAAATGATGGAAATAATGTCCTCTTCTATGGAACACAGGCCTGATGGAAACTTTACAAAAATGGAAACAGTCATATATGATACAAAAAGAAACCTTGTACCAATAGATATCTATGCTAAAATGTTATTTGATGAGAATGGAGATTTTTGCGGATTGCAGGGAACAACCAGAAAAAGAACCAATGTTAATACGTCACATGAGTGAATATTAATATACAGTAAATTACTTTTTATTTACTTTTAATTATACTTTTTGTAGTTGTTGATTTTTTTAATTTACTACCAGATGTGACATGAAAATATATAAGCAGTCACCAGAAACTACATAAAAGAACATGATATATAAGGTACAATTTCATCTGCAAGAAGTTAGATGATTCACTATTATAATTAACCGCTCACAATTATATAGATTCCCGGAGGATTCCCATGAAAGTAAAAATCACTGAAACTATTCTTCGAGATGCGCATCAATCCCTCATTGCCACTAGAATGCGCACCCGTAACATGCTTCCAATTGTGGATAAGCTTGATGAAGTTGGATACTATTCACTTGAGATGTGGGGTGGAGCAACATTTGACAGCTCCATAAGATATCTCAACGAGGACCCATGGGAAAGATTAAGGGACCTGAAAAAACATATGAAGGAAACCCCTGCACAGATGCTCCTCAGAGGTCAGAACCTGGTAGGATACAGGCATTATTCCGACGATGTTGTAGAAAAGTTCGTTAAGAAAGCCCATGAGAATGGTATTGATATCTTCAGGGTATTTGATGCTGTAAACGATGTCCGCAACATGGAAAAAGCAATTACTGTTGCTAAAAAGGAAGGAGCTCATGTACAGGGAACAATAGCCTACACCATCAGTCCTGTCCATACGATTGACAAATATGTAGAACTGGCAACTGAACTTGCAGAGCTGGAATGTGATTCCCTGTGTATCAAGGATATGGCAGGTCTCATATCACCACAGCAGGCATATGACCTTGTAAAAGCACTGAAGTCAGAAGTGAACCTTCCTGTGGATCTGCACGCACACTGCACATCAGGAATGGCACCTATGAGCTACACTGCAGCATGCAGAGCAGGCGTTGATATATTAGATACTGCACTCTCCCCCTTTGCATGGGGAACATCACAACCGCCAACTGAATCGATCGTGGCCGCACTCGCTGAAACAAAGCGTGCTACAGGACTTGACCTTGAACTGATATCTGAAATATCACAGTATTTCAAGGAAATCAAAGAACACTACCGCTGTATACTTGATCCTATATCCGAGCAGGTTGACACCAATGTCCTGCTTTACCAGATACCAGGAGGAATGCTGTCAAACCTCGTATCCCAGCTCAAAGAGCAGAATGCGCTGGATAAGTTCAATGAGGTTCTCAAGGAAATGCCACTTGTACGTGCAGAACTTGGATACCCACCGCTTGTTACACCTACCAGCCAGATAGTAGGAACCCAGGCAGTACTCAATGTACTCATGGGCGAGAGATACAAGGTAATTCCAAAGGAAGTAAAAGATTATGTTCGCGGCCTTTACGGAAGACCACCGCAGAAGATAAGCGCCGAGATAATTGCAAAGATAATCGGCGAAGATGAACCGATCACCTGCCGACCTGCCGACCTTCTCCAGCCGGAATATGAGAAGATGAAGAAGGAAGCGGAAGAGATGGGCATCATAAAGAAAGAAGAGGATATCCTCACTTACATACTCTATCCTGCAATAGCTCCGGCATTCCTGAAAGGTGAACTTGAAGAAGAAGACCTTACACCTATCATGGAGAAAAGACACCCATGTGCTACAGCAGACGTTTCCGGCATACCAACTGAATACAAGGTGGAAGTTGACGGAGAAGTTTTCAATGTAAAGGTAAATCCTGTCGGCGGTTCTGTTAAAGTCGTTGAAGCAGATGAGAAGCCAACTGCAGATTCCGTACCCGGAGCCGTTACAAGTCACATGCAGGGAATGGTACTTTCCATAAAGGTCCAGATCGGAGATTCCATTGAAGAAGGCGACACGGTCTGCGTCATTGAAGCTATGAAAATGGAAAATGCAATCCATGCGCCACATGGAGGAACTGTCAAAGCCATTCTTATTTCAGATGGTGATGCTGTCAAATCCGGCGATGTACTAATGAGTATAGAGTAGGTGAACAGGTATGTTCAAGAAAGTACTGGTAGCCAACCGAGGTGAAATCGCCATCCGTGTAATGCGTGCATGTCGTGAACTTGGTGTTCAGACTGTGGCAGTGTACTCTGAAGCTGATAAGAATGCCCTTTTTGCAAAATATGCAGATGAGGCATATAGTATCGGCCCTGCGCCTTCCAGCCAGAGTTACCTCAATGGCGACAAGATCATAGAAGTTGCACTTGAATGCGGAGCAGAGGGTATTCACCCAGGATACGGATTCCTATCTGAGAACAGTAAATTCGCCCGCAAGTGCGAGGAAGCAGGAATTACATTCATAGGACCATCAAGCAAGTCCATTGAACAGATGGGAAGTAAGATCGCCGCCAGGAATACCATGATAGCCGCAGGTGTTCCGGTAGTACCAGGGACAAATGAGGCCATATCCGACCCGGAGAAAGCAGCGGATATCGCAGATGGTATCGGTTATCCAGTTATAATCAAAGCATCTGCCGGTGGCGGCGGCATAGGAATGAAAATAGTACATTCCAGAAAGGATTTTCACAATGCCCTTAATTCCATACAGTCTGTGGCGGAATCGGCTTTTGGAGACTCAACTGTTTTTATTGAGAAATATGTAGAAGAACCAAGACATATTGAATTCCAGATACTTGCAGACAAGTATGGAGATGCAGTATATGTCATGGAAAGGGAATGCTCCATACAGCGCAGGCACCAGAAACTCATTGAAGAGGCTCCATCTCCCGTAATGACACCTGAGCTTCGTAAACAGATGGGAGAAACTGCGGTCAAGGCTGCAAAGGCAATAGGATACGAGAACGCAGGAACTGTTGAGTTCCTTTACTCCAAAGGAGATTTCTATTTCCTTGAAGTCAACACCAGACTACAGGTAGAACATACCATCAGCGAAATGATTACCGGCATAGACCTCGCAAAGCAGCAGCTCCATATTGCATGTGGTGAGAAATTACCATTCAAGCAGGAAGATATTAGCATAAGAGGTTGGGCAATTGAATGTCGCCTTAACGCTGAAGATCCACTCAATGACTTCGCACCATCCCCCGGAAAAATAAGAAGATATCGTTCCGCAGGCGGACCAGGCATCAGGGTCGACAGTGGAGTTCATATGGGATACACCATTTCACCGTACTACGACTCCATGATCTCAAAACTCTGTGCATGGGGAAGTACCAGGGATGAAGCCATTGACAGGATGCAACGTGCACTTTATGAATACGTGGTCGTAGGAGTCACAACCAATATCCCATTCCATAAGGCAGTACTGAAACATCCTGCATTCAGGGAAGGAAAACTTACAACACACTTCATAGAGGACAACAATATCATAGAAGATGTGAAAAAGGTTGTTGAGGAAGATTCCGCCAAAGGTGCCACCCTGGCATCAGTACTTGATAACAAGGACCAGAAAATTGCTGCTGTCACCGCTGCTGTGGGCTCATATGTAAATGCTGCCAAAAAACAGACAAAGTAATAAACCTTTGGCAACAACATATAATATGGTGGGGAGTAAACATTCGTATGGTGGAATGCCTGTGAATGACAACAGAAAAGAGATTATAAGATTGTTAAGACAATCTGAAGGAAATCCGGTTTCAGGTCAGGATATAGGGGAAAAACTGGGCATATCCAGAGCAATGGTCTGGAAGTATGTGAGGAACCTCAGAAAAGAAGGATATGACATCCGTTCTTCTCCAAAAACAGGATATATACTTGATGCATATCCGGACAGAATAGACCCTGATGAGCTAAAAGCTATCTTGAAGACAAGTCTTATAGGAACTGATGTCCGATACTATTCGGACTTAGAGTCTACCAACAATACAGCCAGGGAAATTGCAACTAGATCGCCGGAAGGCACCGTAGTAATTGCGGAGACGCAGAGAAAGGGTCGCGGACGCATGGGGACCGAATGGCAATCTATCCCCGGCGGCATATGGTTGTCCCTTATACTCAAACCGTCTGTACCACTTGATAATGTCTCAAAGATAACACTCGTAGCTGGCATTGCAGTAACAAATACACTGAGAAATGCTGGAATTGATGCACGCATCAAATGGCCAAATGATGTATTAGTTAGAGGCAGGAAAATATGCGGAATACTCACCGAGGTCAGCGCCGAAGTTGAAAAGGTGGATTACGTCATCCTTGGTATCGGGATAAATGCAAATGTCAAACTTGTTGATTTTAGAGAAGATATAAGACTTAATTCCACAAGTATTTCCAATGAAATAGGAAAAGTAATTAACAGAACCGCTTTTATCGCATCGCTTCTTTATGAACTTGAACAGCAGTATATAATGTTCAAAACCCGGAAATTCACTGATATCATTGACGAATGGATAAATCTCTCTGATACTATCGGGAAAGAAGTAAAGATCAAAACACCAAATAAACTCATTGAAGGCAAAGCTGTGGGAATTACTGAAAACGGAGCGATTGTCGTCCTTGACAGAAACAATGAGAGACAGGAGATCATTGCAGGTAATTGCCGCTATCGTAATTGACTTTATGATGTGATACTTTGATGCCGCACTCAAAAAGAACCTGCAATATCATCATTGCATTTCTGCTTTTTATTTCAATAATAACATCGGTGTGTGCTGAACCCCTATTTATAAATGAATATAATGAACCTTTGATCATAAGAGAGCATAGCGAACCTTTGTTAATAAACGGAACCGGAATATTTCTGACAACCGGTGATTCATGGGATTTCTATCAGGGTTATACCTTAACTATCAAGAGTGTCAATATTGAACAAAAGCAAGTGTGGATCAAACTCCTGCATGAAGATGAACTCCTTAAAGAAGCGATCCTGTCAGAAGATGCTACTTTTGTCTATACTAAAGACCATGAAATACTGAACATTACCATGGATACTATATATGCAAGTCCCGGTGGAGAACTCGTTACTTTCAAACCAGTATACCAATACCAGGACAGTGATTTTCCGGAACCTGTAACCTCAGACGATGATGAGAATGTAAATCAAAGCATCGATAATCAGACTCCCGGAAACAGCACCAATAACCAGACAAGCGGATTTACAATATTCCAGGTAATTGCATCCATATCAGTTTTACTGGCATGCAGACGCTTTGTAAATTAAGCAAAAATAGGAAATATGGAAAGGAGATTAGAATTTCAGATCGCCTTTCTCCATTAATACTTTAAGGTCTTCAAGACTCAGACGACCACTCTTCTCCAGCTTCTCTTTGGCAACAACAAGATGCTCTTCCTGCTTCTTATCATCCTTTTCAACCTGGATATCATTGAGTTTCTCAAGATAAACACCAAGCTCATCCCTAAGAGCAGCGATCTTCTTCTTAAGAGGGTCGATCTTTTCCCTGATGGGGGCAGTAATAGCATATTTTTCTGAGATCAGTTTGTGAGCTTCATCAGCAGCTTTTCTCAATTCATCAGCTTGATTATAGAGATCGATCATTTCAAGATGGTATTTCTGAGATTCTTCTGCAAGTTTTCCAATTTCATCGCCAAAGTCTTCCTTTGATTCAAACACATCTTTTGAAGCTTCATATGTTTTCATTAGCTTCAGATGAATATCATTTGCATCAAATGCTGCTCCGAGACGCTCTTTAAGTTCAAGTAACCTGCCAAACAGATCCACCTCATGATTCAATGGAATATCAGCATTCAGGAAAAGGTCAAGGTCTGCAGCATAGGCTTTTGAAAGTGTCTCAACGCTTCCCTTAGACAACTTATTGAGGTCATCTCTTTTCGTTTTAAGTTCACTGATATCATCTGAGAATTTACGTGACTTTTCATGAACCTCATTCCTTGAAGATTTCAAAGCAGCTATCTTTGCATTGATAGAGTCTCTCTTGGCTTTGACATCCCGTGCTTTTGCCACCAGACCCTTTACCTTGGAATTAAAAGCATCACGCTTTACTTTCAGATCATCTGTGTTGGTACGATGAAGTTTGAGTTCCCTGAAGATACTTTTAAGCTCACGTTCATGGTGATCTACCTGAGTACGAAGGTCATTCGCTTTGTTCTTCAGTTCTTTTTCATTCATTGAAGAGATATCTATATCTGTCATGCTTTGACATCTCCCACATCAGCAGTTATGGGTTGTTTTTCCCAGTAATCCAATGCCTCTGTATGACTCTTAATCCTGTTCTCCAGCCATTTATATCTTGGAGATATTTCGTTCATTTCCCCCTCAAGTGAAGAGATGGAATTATTGTAGCTCTCCTCAGAACTATCAATTGAACTTAATTCCATTTTTGAACTAAGAGCCTGCCTGATCCTTTCCTGTATAGCATTAAGACGATCGTTAATCCCAGATGCTTTCGAGTCAAGAGAAGAGACACTCTGCAAAATAGAATCTACCTGTTTTTGTTCCTCATCAAGAGTAAGTGAACCTTTTACCTTTGAAAGCTTCTCTTTGGCGGAGTCCATTGCACGGGAAAATTCGTTATTATCGGAAATAGAGTCACTCAGTTCATCAAGCAACTTTTCTGCCTGATGATAGAACAATTGTCTTTTCTCAGTTAATATCTCTACTTTTTCCAGAACATCTTCCCTGTTCTTTTTAGAGGACTCGATACTTTCCAGAACTACTTTCATCTTATTTCCGAGTTCATCGAATTCAGAAGCATATTCATCTATGAATTTCTTATGCTTCTGCACAACTCCTCCAATCAGCCCTTTTCTGTCAAAGGTGTTTAGCGCATTATTCTCTGCGCCCGAAACTGCCATCTCATCATTCATAATAAAACCTCGTAGCATCTATACCCTGAATACCTGAGCATGTGCTACTTCATTAATGATCATTACATTGTTTTTATTTACAACACCGGACCTAACGGCACATGAAACTGCCTTTTCACCAAAGATGTTGACATTTGATGCTTTTGATATAACGTCAATAGCATCTTCCTCTGATATTAGTTCCCCTTTATAGAATTCTTCTGTTATTGTAACAGTGATATTTCCTTCTTTAAGAGTTTTTCCTATCAGTTCCCGGTCACACAAAGCAACAATACTGGTGTCACCTGATTTATGGATCTTGATATACATAGCATCACTTCTTCAAACTACTTTTACATGTTCTTTGTCGGGTTTTATCAGGTCACCGGAACGTCTCATCTTGGATATCAGCTCTTCTGCGTGCTGATGATCTATCTGCTGATTCTGGGCTTCTGCATAGACCTCTTCAAGCGGTGCTTTTCCACCAGGATGCTTTTCACCGACCATTTTGATAATTTCTTTGATAATCTTTATCTTATCCCTCTGGCTCTTACTTGTACCGGAAGCTATTATGTCCACATCGAATGCCCCGGTATCAGGATCAACACCGACCTGTCGTAGACAGGAATAGACTATCTTGGTCGTTCTTTTGGCATCATCCATTGTCGCAACATTACTGAGCCTAAGACGCGCACTTGCCTCTGCAAGTCTTACAAGAGCCTCAAGCTGACGTGCAGTAACAGGCACAGGAGCATCTTTCCCATCCCCCATCTTTCGCAGGTCCATGTAGAACTTGACAAGATGTTCACGTGCCTCCTGCTCCATTACGGGAAAAATATTCCTTCTCGAATAGGCAACATACTTCCTGAGCATATCGGCATCAATGACAGGTTTGATAACTTCCATATGTTCATCGACCTGTTCCTGAGTAATAATGCTTGAAGGCATGTTCTTACGCTGTTCTGAAAGTTCACCAGCATAATGTGACTTGAGAATGTGTTTGGCTATCCTTGAATCCATATCCTCGTTGGGCGTATCCAGCATAACAAATATCATATCAAATCTTGAGATCAGGGCAGGAGGCATGTTTATCTGCTGAGCTATGCCCTCATACCTGTCAAAACGCCCATATTTTGGATTTGCAGCACCAAGAAGTGCACATCGTGATTTCAGTGTGGCAAGAATACCTGCTTTTGCAACACTTATTGTCTGCTGTTCCATTGCCTCGTGGAGTGCACTCTTATCCTCTGTGCTCATCTTGTCCATTTCGTCCACTGCAGCGATACCCATGTCTGCCATGACAAGAGCACCTGCTTCCAATGTCCATCGGCCATCTCCCAGATCATCTTTTACTGCTGCAGCAGTAAGACCACTTGAAGACGCACTCTTACCTGATGCAAACACGCCTCTTGGAGAGAGCTTTACCATATAACGAAGCATCTGACTTTTTGCAACACCAGGATCTCCCACAAAGAGCATGTGAATATCACCACGTACCCTGGAACCATCGGGCAGATGTTTGGCAACACCTGAGAACAGTTGAAGTGAAAGGGCTTCTTTCACATCTTCATAACCATAAATTGAAGGAGCTATGGACCCTATTACTTTATTATATATTTCCGGGTCACGACTCATCGCAAGGATCTCTTCTTCCTCTTCCGGACTTATCTCGAGTTCATCAAATTCCAGATCCATGTATTCTATGGAATTGGCATGTAAGACCAGATCATAGAAAGGAGATTTGCCTTCACGAGTAGTTCTCTGGTGAGAACGTAAGACCCCATTGATGATGACACGATCTCCTGGTTTCACAATACCTGCCAGGTCATCTTCAATATCTACATCAAGACTTTGAGGTTGTGAACCGCCTTTAAGGTTCTCAGGAGATTCCTGTATCTGGAGTTTCTGGGCATCAATAAAAACAGACTGGTTTATGACTATTTTGAACGGACCATTACGGCCACAGGATTCATTTTCACACCCAACAGGTTCTACAAATTTAACCTCGGTCTGTGGGATCATTGTCACATGTTCACAACGCATACACTGGAATGCAGCTTCGAGAACCTTCGGACGTACTTCTGTCGCCTTACGGATCATACCATCAATGGCAACAAACTGGAGAAGGTGCTTGCTACGAAGATCCCTGTTAGGTATCTTATTTGGTATCCTTACAAAACGTACCCTTGTATCATCCAGAGTTTTCTCAACAGGAAGATCTATCTGACGCAGCGCATTGTTAGCACTGGGCATTACCTCATCAGGATTTATAAGAAGCTCACTGGCAAGTTCCCTATCAAATATTTCAAGATCGGGGAACTCAACTTCCAGACTACGCTGATCAGGATAATTGTTCGCAAGATCCAGAACACTATCCCAATAATATTTTTTAAGGAACACTACGAATTTTTCGTCCCACTTACCTTCAGTCATGGTTACACAATATTAGTTAAAAATCATTTAGGGAATCCAACATAGCCTTCAAATGATATGAACATTTCGAAACATACCCATTATACTATTCTTCATCCTGCTTGCACTCACTATCATAACGCCTCTGGATCTTACGCATGATACCATGAAGCGTATGCACTTCACGAGGAAGCAGACATGCTCTCCCGAATATTCTCTTTAACATCAGTTTGGTCTTTTCCCTTTTATGCACAGGATAATCAATATTGTCAATAAGCTCTGATAGATGCTCATACAGTAATCTCATATCCAGAGAATCTGCCAGCGGAGTATCACCAACTTTGATATCACTGAACTCGTAAAGGACAACAGCTACTGCATGGGATAAGTTCATGACCGGATATATATCAGATGTGGGAATCGTCATGATCAGATCGCACTTTTTAAGCTCGTCTCTGGCAAAACCATGATCCTCTCTTCCAAAGAGTATCGCAACCCTGCCACTCATGCCCTTAAGACGTTCTTTTATCTCCACCGGGGAATATCCGGGAACCCTTAAATGCAGGTCAAATCTCGAACCTGATATACCGGTAGTACCTATAACAATACTGCAATCATCAATAGCCTCTTCAAGAGTTGTGACTATCCTTGCATTAGCCAGTATATCTCTTGCATGTGAGGACATAGCCCTTGCTTCACCTTCAAGTTTACAGGGATTTACAAGTACCAGGTCTGAGAAACCAAAATTTTTCATTGCTCTTGTGACAGAACCTACATTTCCCTGATAAAGGGGCTCAACAAGTACTACTCTGAAATCCATTTGAACGATACAACCGTTGCATCTTGTTTATGATTTGCACTACTTAAGTATGTGACAGCATATAAGGTTAATTAACCAGAAATATTTCCGTGTGCATGAATTTTGAGCAACAAAGTGTCTACTGATATAGATTTCTTTGATGAAAATCTTTAAATAATATCGACACCACAATCATGCAAACCGAACCGGTTACTTATAAGTAAAAAATGATTTCAATTCTCGTAATAATTATACTTATATAGATATCAGGAGAAAACTAAATGGCTATGGATTATTTTGCAGGCGTAACTGACGCCTTAAGACTTACTTTTGTGCAGGTTATGATTATGGCGAACCTGTCCATTGGTATTTTCATTATAGGAATG
This window contains:
- a CDS encoding S-layer protein domain-containing protein, whose translation is MLINGTGIFLTTGDSWDFYQGYTLTIKSVNIEQKQVWIKLLHEDELLKEAILSEDATFVYTKDHEILNITMDTIYASPGGELVTFKPVYQYQDSDFPEPVTSDDDENVNQSIDNQTPGNSTNNQTSGFTIFQVIASISVLLACRRFVN
- the oadA gene encoding sodium-extruding oxaloacetate decarboxylase subunit alpha — encoded protein: MKVKITETILRDAHQSLIATRMRTRNMLPIVDKLDEVGYYSLEMWGGATFDSSIRYLNEDPWERLRDLKKHMKETPAQMLLRGQNLVGYRHYSDDVVEKFVKKAHENGIDIFRVFDAVNDVRNMEKAITVAKKEGAHVQGTIAYTISPVHTIDKYVELATELAELECDSLCIKDMAGLISPQQAYDLVKALKSEVNLPVDLHAHCTSGMAPMSYTAACRAGVDILDTALSPFAWGTSQPPTESIVAALAETKRATGLDLELISEISQYFKEIKEHYRCILDPISEQVDTNVLLYQIPGGMLSNLVSQLKEQNALDKFNEVLKEMPLVRAELGYPPLVTPTSQIVGTQAVLNVLMGERYKVIPKEVKDYVRGLYGRPPQKISAEIIAKIIGEDEPITCRPADLLQPEYEKMKKEAEEMGIIKKEEDILTYILYPAIAPAFLKGELEEEDLTPIMEKRHPCATADVSGIPTEYKVEVDGEVFNVKVNPVGGSVKVVEADEKPTADSVPGAVTSHMQGMVLSIKVQIGDSIEEGDTVCVIEAMKMENAIHAPHGGTVKAILISDGDAVKSGDVLMSIE
- a CDS encoding biotin--[acetyl-CoA-carboxylase] ligase encodes the protein MNDNRKEIIRLLRQSEGNPVSGQDIGEKLGISRAMVWKYVRNLRKEGYDIRSSPKTGYILDAYPDRIDPDELKAILKTSLIGTDVRYYSDLESTNNTAREIATRSPEGTVVIAETQRKGRGRMGTEWQSIPGGIWLSLILKPSVPLDNVSKITLVAGIAVTNTLRNAGIDARIKWPNDVLVRGRKICGILTEVSAEVEKVDYVILGIGINANVKLVDFREDIRLNSTSISNEIGKVINRTAFIASLLYELEQQYIMFKTRKFTDIIDEWINLSDTIGKEVKIKTPNKLIEGKAVGITENGAIVVLDRNNERQEIIAGNCRYRN
- a CDS encoding acetyl-CoA carboxylase biotin carboxylase subunit, whose translation is MFKKVLVANRGEIAIRVMRACRELGVQTVAVYSEADKNALFAKYADEAYSIGPAPSSQSYLNGDKIIEVALECGAEGIHPGYGFLSENSKFARKCEEAGITFIGPSSKSIEQMGSKIAARNTMIAAGVPVVPGTNEAISDPEKAADIADGIGYPVIIKASAGGGGIGMKIVHSRKDFHNALNSIQSVAESAFGDSTVFIEKYVEEPRHIEFQILADKYGDAVYVMERECSIQRRHQKLIEEAPSPVMTPELRKQMGETAVKAAKAIGYENAGTVEFLYSKGDFYFLEVNTRLQVEHTISEMITGIDLAKQQLHIACGEKLPFKQEDISIRGWAIECRLNAEDPLNDFAPSPGKIRRYRSAGGPGIRVDSGVHMGYTISPYYDSMISKLCAWGSTRDEAIDRMQRALYEYVVVGVTTNIPFHKAVLKHPAFREGKLTTHFIEDNNIIEDVKKVVEEDSAKGATLASVLDNKDQKIAAVTAAVGSYVNAAKKQTK
- a CDS encoding PAS domain S-box protein; the encoded protein is MEIYKEEHRLIKNLLKDNPRGLSVTDISKKIGINRNTVAKYLEILRISGHVEMESIGTAKVYFLSQRIPVSTLLDFSSDNIVVIDSEHKVIQANDRFAELVNIPKKDFRDRRIDDVPISMLSNRTLIEKIDEGLKGKELVEIFDLIVKNELCFFKTKIIPSTFDDGEAGVTLIMENITEDVNSHNTLKEQQEILENRVSERTAELERSNELLKKEITERKKAEERILEENTKAQTYLDVAGVLIIVLDENQNCTLINKKGLEILECANEDIIGKNLNDNFILESERNDVHERCCRILNDGCEINCESHIITPTGKEKLIKWINASIKDKNGNIHGIIVSGQDISEQRRIENELKESEQKYRLLADNTLDSIWKMDKNLVFTYANPATNLITDLGPEDFIGTKLHDHFPESEMKKMMEIMSSSMEHRPDGNFTKMETVIYDTKRNLVPIDIYAKMLFDENGDFCGLQGTTRKRTNVNTSHE